GACCGAGCGGTCGTCCGCGGGACCGAGGGACGCTATCTCACCACCGACGAGGCGTACTTCCTCGAGGACCTCGAGGAACTCCCCTGTGCGTGTCCGGCCTGTCAGGTGCCCCGCGACGAGTTCGACCCCCAGGACTGCGTCGAACACAACGTCAACGCGCTGGCTGCGGAACTCCGACGCGTCCGGCGCCGCGTCCGCGACGGCCGCCTCCGCGACTACGTCGAGGGCCAGGCCCGCCAGGACAACTGGCTCACGGCGACTGTCCGCCTGCTCGACCAGCAGTACGGCTACGTCGAGCAGCGCACCCCGCTCATCCGCCGCGCACAGCTCTCGGCGGCCACCGAGGACGCCATCCGCCGGGTCGAGATCCAGCGCTTCGCCGAGCGCGTCACCGAGCGCTACGTCCCCCGGTTCGACGACCGACCGCTCGTGCTCGTCCCCTGTTCGGCGCGCAAGCCCTACAGCGACTCCCAGAGCCACGAGCAGTACCACGACGCCGTCCACTGGCGCGCGCACATGGTGTCGATGACCTCCCCCATCGGTGTCGTCCCGCAGGAGCTCGAACTCACCTACCCCGCACAGCACTACGACTCGGTGGTGACCGGCAACTGGAGCGCAAACGAGATCGAGTTCGTCAGCACCGTCCTGGAGCGGTATCTCGAAGACGCCGACTACCCCGAGATCATCGCGCACGTCCCCGGCGAGGGGTACCGCGACATCTGTGAGCGCGTCGAGGCGTCGCTGGGCCTCGAGTTCACCTACACCGTCGCCGACCACCCGACGACGGCCGACTCGCTGGGGAACCTCGCCGCCGAACTCGAGGGGTGGGACACATACCGGAAGTCCACCCGCGAGGCCAACACCGTCCGCGCCGTCGCGGACTACCAGTTCGGCGAGGGCGCTGGCGACGCGCTCTTCGACGACATCCAGACGGCGGGCCGCTATCCCCAGTTACGGGCCGACAGCCCAGACGGCGAGCAGCTGGCCGCGCTCGCCCAGCAGTACGGCGTCCTCTCGCTGACGGTCGCCGGCGCCCGCCGCTGGATCGAGAGCGACGTTCCCGCGAAGGTCGTCGACATCGAACCGTTCGTGCCCCACGGATCGGTCCTCGCGCCCGGCATCACCGACGCCAGCGACGACATCCGCGTCGGCGACGACGTGATCGTGCGGGGCGACGCCGCCTTCGGCGTCGGCCGCGCCCAGATGAGCGGGCCGGAGATGCGCGACTCGACGCGTGGTATCGCCGTCCAGATGCGCCACGTCGAGGAGCAGTAGTGAACGGCTATCCGACCGTCACGTTCTGGCCGTCGTAGACCGCTGCCTGCGAGACGTCGACCTCGCGGGTCTCGCCGTCCCGAATCGTGACGGTGTAGGTCCCGGGGTTCGCGACGGTCACCGCGAACGCACCCGTCGCGTTCGCCGTCGTCTGGCGCTCGTACTCGAACGACGTCCCGGAGACGCTGACGTCAGTTGTGAGCGTCACCGTGGTGTTCGCCGCGGCGGTCCCGCGAACGGTGGCCCCAGGGACCAGTGCGAACGCCTTGTGGCTCCCGCTCTCGCTGGCGTAGACGGGCTGGAAGTGTCCAAGGCCACTGACCTCGCCGTTTCGACTGCCCATGGCGTTGTGCATCCGGCCGTACATCGTCTCGGCCGGCAGGTCGGGCCCGTCGGTCGTGGCCACGTAGCCGACCCGGCCCGAATGACGGTCGTAGACGCCCGCTGGTGACTGGGAACTGAGAAACTGCGGGTAGTTGCTCCGAGCATAGGCGTAACTTTCCGCTTCGCCGTTCACGAAGTAGTTGTACATGCGGTTTTGCCCCCACCGGCTGAGGACGTAGTTCTGATTGTATTCGAGTTCGCGCTCGGCAGCGTTCGTCTCGATCGCACTCGCCGCCTCGTAGGTGCCGTCCTCGATGACCACCTGGCTCGTCTTGACCGGGACCTGCAACATGCCGAACCCGCCAAACAGCAGGAAGAGGACGACCAGCGCGCCGAGCGTCCGCGTCTCCGGGACGATTACGTCGACGACGTCTCGACCGCCGTCAGTCGAAAGCGGCCGTGCGAGGTCGATCCACGACGCCACCCACACGAACGCGACGCCGGTGAAAAGCGCCGCGAAGGTGGCCAGTTCGCCGACGAAGCGCACCTGAATGGTCGCGAGTCCGAACAAGAACCACGCGTAACTGCTGGCGACGAGCCACCCGAGCGACCCCTCACGTGCTTGCTGGACGCCCCAGCCCATCGCGGGGAGCGAGAGAACGAGCGTGAAGCCAAACAGGAGCAGGAAGCCGAAGGAATCGGCGTTGAAGAGGCCGTACGTCTCGGCGATGGCGTCCGAGCGAAAGAGCGTATCGAGACGACCCTGTACGGTCGCCCACTGTGCCGGGAGACCGAAACGGAGCACGAGGAACCCGACGATACCCAGGCCGACGTCGATTCCGGCCAGTTGTCTCGTGGTGCCGCCCATCTGACGGACGACCGCGGCGGTCAGCGAGACCGCCAGTATACCGACGGTCAACAGTGCCGGCGTCGATGCGACGAGTGTTGTCTGCCACCCAGCAATCGCGTGGACACCCCAGGCGAGGATGGCCCCGAGCGTCGTCCCTGCGAGGACCGGGGCGTTCGTGCGGAGCGACGAGCGGTCGGCCGCGACGTCGAGAATCGTCTTCCCGGTCAGAGCGATACCGACTGGCAGAATCAGTAGCGGCCCGGCCTCCCAGGCGAGGACCTGTCCGGCCAGACCGAGTCCGAGTCCACCGGCTGCGAACCAGCGTCCCGGTGTGCGTAGCGAGTCTCTGTCTACGTCGGCCGTTAGCAAGACCACGAGCGCCAGCGTCGTCAGGCCGAGCCACGGGTAGTCGAAGGCGTGATGGTCGGCGAACCCGAGGCTGGTGCGGAACGCGTGGCCGGGGATGAACGCCAGGAAGAGCACGGAGGCCAGGCCGACACGACGGTCGTTCGTCACCCGAAGCGCGAGGGCGTAGAGCAAGACGGCAGAGACGAGCGCCGAGAGCACCGGGTACCACGCGAGCACGTGTCCGATGGCCTCGGTGCTCCCGCCGAAGAGACTGGCGACCCACCAGAGGGTCGCGACCATCAGCGGTTCGCCCTGGACGAGGCCGCCGGGCATTGCGGAGAGCGCGCCGAAGTCGGCCGCGCTCCCGGCCTGGGCGGCGACCTGTTCGACGTGATACCGGTAGAAGTACGGGTCGTTCCCCGAGAGGACGATGTCGCCGCCGCGGTATATCGAGCCGACGACGTAGGCACGGGCCACGGCGACGACGGCCAGCGCGGCCACCAGAAGGCCCACGGCTCGCGACTCGAATTCGAGGTCTGTGAGCGAGGGAAACGAGTCGGAGAGGGCTCGCGACCCGGAACCAGCTTCGGCGGCAGGTTCCCCGTTCAGGACCGCTCGGACTGCCTGCGGGTCGGCGACGCGGTACTGGCCGTGTACCTTCTCGACGACGCCCTCAGAGACGAGTTCGCCGAAGAGCCCCGAGTCGACGGGGACGTCGTCGAAGTCCCAGCCATCGGCCTCCTCGTCGACGACGAGGACCGCCTCCGCAGCGGATTGCAGCTCGGGGCGGTCTTCGAGGACCGCCGCCCCGGACTCGTCGTTCATGTATCGGTTCTTCGCTGTGGAGCGAATAAATCCATCGGGACGTGGAAGTGAGTGGGAACGTCGGCGTCGGGTCCGATGGCTGTCGACACGGCGCGCTCTGCGCACCGCTCCGTTTATTCGGCGCGACGGCCATCCCTCAGTATGGATCGGTCGGCAATTCGCCGGTGGATTCCGGCGGCCGGGTTCGCACTCCTCTTGCTCGTCACTTCGCTGGTGCCGATACCGGCGAATGGTGACACGGCAGTGCCGACGCTGCTGGGCGTCGGTCTGGACAAGTGGGTCCACGCGGTCAGTTACGGCGTTCTCACCGGGTTGCTGGCACGGGGACGACAGAGCCAGGACGTGGCCGGCGTCACCGCGGTCGTCCTCGTCGCCATCGGCTACGGGGCAGGTGTCGAGGTCCTGCAGGGCTTCGTCCCCTCCCGGGGAACCAGCGGCGCGGACGTCCTGGCGAACGCCGTCGGTGCGGTACTCGCGGGGGCCGCGGTGCTGGGGTCGCTCAAAGCGAAACTGAGCCCCCGGTAGCCCCTTTGTGTCGGCGAGGGTAGACGTAGTATGATCTCCCGGCGGCAGTTCCTCGCCATAACAGGTCTCGCGTGCGTGCCGGTAACGGGCTGTCAGACCGACGGCGAGCCGACCGACACTGTGACCGACGAACCGTCGACGTCACCGACCGCGACGGAGCGACCCACCGAATCGGACACCGGCGCACCGACGCCGGACGAAGATCCGACCGAAGCGTCGAGTGGCCTGCGAACGTGGACGCCCGCGTGGTCCTTCGACCCCAGTTTTGGCTCCATCCTGGCGCTGACCGAACACGACGGGGCCCTCTACGCGACGCTCGGAGACGATGACGGTCGATCGGCCGTCGCGCGACTCGACACTGCGGGGCGATCGTTCCACTGGCAGACCCAGTTCCCCGGCGGGGCGCTCACCAGCACCCACCTCCGACAGACGAACGCCCGCGACAAGTGGAGTCTCACGTTCGGCGACGGTTCGCTCTACGTCGTCACGGGCGAGACACAGACCGAAGGCGAGTCGTGGACCAGCCTGCACGCCCTGGACCCGGCGACGGGCGACGAACGCTGGTCGCTCCAGCGCGAGCGGGAACTGGCAGTCGCGGGCGTCCGGGACGGCACCGTCGTCGCCGGTGGCCTCGAGTTCTACCATCCCGACGCCACACACGAGACGCCGGACGAGCCGCTGACGACGGTCGTCTACGGAATCGACGCCGCGAGCGGCGACGTGCGCTGGACGGCGGAGTTCACCACGGTCGAGGCGGCAACCACCGCGGCCGGCGGCGTAGGCGTCGCGTCGGCGTCGGGACTCACGATGCTCGGTCTGGACGGGAACGAGCGCTGGGCGGAATCGACCGGGAGCGCCCGAGCCGTGGTCTCGGTCGGTGAGACAGTCGTCACCGCAGTCGCGGACGGCGACGGGTCGATGCTCCGTGCGTTCGCCCCCGACGGCACCGAACGGTGGCAGAAGCGCCGGCTGGTCGAGGAGTTCCTGGCCGACGGCGACGTGCTGTACGGACTCGGCGAGGAGACGGTCGCTGTCGAGGCAGACGGGACCGTCGCCTGGC
The DNA window shown above is from Haloarcula halobia and carries:
- a CDS encoding VanZ family protein, whose amino-acid sequence is MDRSAIRRWIPAAGFALLLLVTSLVPIPANGDTAVPTLLGVGLDKWVHAVSYGVLTGLLARGRQSQDVAGVTAVVLVAIGYGAGVEVLQGFVPSRGTSGADVLANAVGAVLAGAAVLGSLKAKLSPR
- the arcS gene encoding archaeosine synthase subunit alpha, coding for MTDYFEVHERDAAARLGELRLAESVTTPALVGDVDADTPDAVHTLLRDGGSLWAQDNPTPEGDDSAVTVLPYRGLPAGTPDEVADAFAGDYPDIEFPSAAVVSPQTAGQHPADVTVLSGAPGYVGHGEAFVGAVTAVREATPSDTALYLPGVATPRNVATLVYAGVDLVDPDRAVVRGTEGRYLTTDEAYFLEDLEELPCACPACQVPRDEFDPQDCVEHNVNALAAELRRVRRRVRDGRLRDYVEGQARQDNWLTATVRLLDQQYGYVEQRTPLIRRAQLSAATEDAIRRVEIQRFAERVTERYVPRFDDRPLVLVPCSARKPYSDSQSHEQYHDAVHWRAHMVSMTSPIGVVPQELELTYPAQHYDSVVTGNWSANEIEFVSTVLERYLEDADYPEIIAHVPGEGYRDICERVEASLGLEFTYTVADHPTTADSLGNLAAELEGWDTYRKSTREANTVRAVADYQFGEGAGDALFDDIQTAGRYPQLRADSPDGEQLAALAQQYGVLSLTVAGARRWIESDVPAKVVDIEPFVPHGSVLAPGITDASDDIRVGDDVIVRGDAAFGVGRAQMSGPEMRDSTRGIAVQMRHVEEQ
- a CDS encoding PQQ-binding-like beta-propeller repeat protein encodes the protein MTDEPSTSPTATERPTESDTGAPTPDEDPTEASSGLRTWTPAWSFDPSFGSILALTEHDGALYATLGDDDGRSAVARLDTAGRSFHWQTQFPGGALTSTHLRQTNARDKWSLTFGDGSLYVVTGETQTEGESWTSLHALDPATGDERWSLQRERELAVAGVRDGTVVAGGLEFYHPDATHETPDEPLTTVVYGIDAASGDVRWTAEFTTVEAATTAAGGVGVASASGLTMLGLDGNERWAESTGSARAVVSVGETVVTAVADGDGSMLRAFAPDGTERWQKRRLVEEFLADGDVLYGLGEETVAVEADGTVAWHVDGYSQWPLLAPDGETLYARAAAMTNAVDAFSLPEGGRRFRYETPSNNGWPAGATEQMVVAEAITPEKADFTSLFAVDEQSGDPLAVYRPGDNVFDVAGLDGVAYASIGDRLLAFERPG
- a CDS encoding STT3 domain-containing protein, encoding MNDESGAAVLEDRPELQSAAEAVLVVDEEADGWDFDDVPVDSGLFGELVSEGVVEKVHGQYRVADPQAVRAVLNGEPAAEAGSGSRALSDSFPSLTDLEFESRAVGLLVAALAVVAVARAYVVGSIYRGGDIVLSGNDPYFYRYHVEQVAAQAGSAADFGALSAMPGGLVQGEPLMVATLWWVASLFGGSTEAIGHVLAWYPVLSALVSAVLLYALALRVTNDRRVGLASVLFLAFIPGHAFRTSLGFADHHAFDYPWLGLTTLALVVLLTADVDRDSLRTPGRWFAAGGLGLGLAGQVLAWEAGPLLILPVGIALTGKTILDVAADRSSLRTNAPVLAGTTLGAILAWGVHAIAGWQTTLVASTPALLTVGILAVSLTAAVVRQMGGTTRQLAGIDVGLGIVGFLVLRFGLPAQWATVQGRLDTLFRSDAIAETYGLFNADSFGFLLLFGFTLVLSLPAMGWGVQQAREGSLGWLVASSYAWFLFGLATIQVRFVGELATFAALFTGVAFVWVASWIDLARPLSTDGGRDVVDVIVPETRTLGALVVLFLLFGGFGMLQVPVKTSQVVIEDGTYEAASAIETNAAERELEYNQNYVLSRWGQNRMYNYFVNGEAESYAYARSNYPQFLSSQSPAGVYDRHSGRVGYVATTDGPDLPAETMYGRMHNAMGSRNGEVSGLGHFQPVYASESGSHKAFALVPGATVRGTAAANTTVTLTTDVSVSGTSFEYERQTTANATGAFAVTVANPGTYTVTIRDGETREVDVSQAAVYDGQNVTVG